The region AACCCCCGACCGCCCGTTCCATGATGCTTCGGGTACACCAACGAACATGCGATCGCCCTGATGCTGCTACCAGTGCAATCGTATGTTGAGCGCGTCGTGCCGCCTCGTCGGGGCTTGAAAGCCCCGCCTACCATCCTGCAGTCGCTGCGCGACGCGCCAGTCGCACCAGTGCCGGCCGTTCCCGACGGCCGTCGCGCAGCGACGGCATGACGGTAGGCGGGGACTTCAGTCCCCGACCGCTCGTCTAGTCGCGCTTCGGGAACACGGACGAACATGCAATCGCCCTGCACCGCGGGCCTGCTTTCGTGTCACCAGGACCGAGACAGCGCTCACGGGCGGCTGGGCAGGTTCCGGAGGATCTGCTCCAGCCGGCAGCGTGCTCCGCCGTATCCGTCGGGCGCGCCCGGGTAGCAGGAGCCGGAGCCGTCGCGGCCCGGGCCGTACGAGGTCAGGCCGCGACGGTTATCGTGGCGGAAGATCGGCGTGTTCGGGCTTTCGGCGGACCACGCGCCAACCCCCACGACCTGATCGTAGGACAGCACCATCCGCAGCTGGTTGATCTCCTGCTCGATGCGGGCGCTCTCGTTGTCAGCCGTGTAGGAGCCGGGCAACTCGCGGGACGTCCCCAGCTCCTCGACCACCACCGGCAGCTTGCGCCCATTCTCGCACGGGTAGTTGACGACGTAGTTCAGGTCGCGGTCAATCGGCATGTCGCCGGGGTGGTAGGCGTCCACCCAGTCGTAGGTGTGGAGCGTGTAGGCGTCAATCGGCCCCTCGCAGTAGAGGCGGCGGGCCAGCGAGTACTCCCAGGCCGGCGTCAGGTGGTGGCTGCCCATCGTGCCGGGCCAGATCGGCGTCGTCGGGTCGATGGCCCGGATCTCACGGCGCATCTGCTCGAAGAAGGTCAGCACGAGGGGCGGATCGTCCTGGGTGTTCAGCTCGTTGCCGTACTCCCAGGCCAGGATCACGTCGCGCGCACCCCGGCTGACAACGGTCGAGATCAGCCGACGGCTGAAGTCGAGGTACGGGCCGCGCCAGTTGCCCTGAAAGAAGGGCAGCAGGTGCTGCCAGTAGCCATCCTTCATCCCGACGCTGTTGCGTGGCTCGCCCGGCACTTCCTCGTGGTTATTGACCAGGGCGACGATCAGCTTCACGTCGTTGGCGCGAAGGGCCGGCGCGACATCCGCGATGCGGTTGCCGAGCCAGTTGGCATCCTCGGCGCTGTTCTGCGTGCTGTCCGTGGCGAAGATCCGGATCGCCCCTGCGTTCATCCAGGCAGCGTAGCGGATGTTCTCCTGAACCGGGTCGATGCTCCGGTGGATGAAGCCGCCGTGCATGTTCAGGATCAGAAAGCGCCCATTGATGAAGCCCTGATAGTCCGCCGAGGTGCCCAGCCGGCTCGGCGGGACCGGCATGGCCTGGGCCGGCGCTGGCGTGACGCCAGCACACAGCACCGCCAGCGCGATCAGAAAGGGAGCGGTCCAGCGAAGCAGGCGCAACGCGCGCACAGTCACTCCTCGTCGTGGGCTGTGGGAGGAGCCGGACGCAGGCGCCGGCCAGCGCCGTCACCCCCAGCAGCGGGGATCCGGACACGTGCGGGGAAGCTTAAGCGGGATGGCACAGCGAAGCCAAGCCGTGCACGGTCCACAAACGGGGGTTTGTGCAGGGGTAACAACCGACGCCGCCGAATGCAAGGTCGTGCGGCGTGCGGACGGACTGGACGGCCCGAGCGCCTGACGGGACGGCCGGCGAGACGTGTGGGGCGGCGGGCGAGATTCCCTGACGGCCGCTCAGCGGGCCAGCCGCCGCTCGGCCAGGTTCGCCGGCGGCGCCAGGCTGATCGGGTCCGTGTCCGGCTCGCGGGCCGCCAGCGCGTGGCGCACCCGCAACCCCAGATGCAGCGCCAGTCTGGTCTCAGGGTCGCTCAGGTGATGGCCGCTGATCTGCTCGATGCGCCGCAGGCGATAGGCGACCGTGTTGCGGTGAAGATGCAGCCGCGAGGCCGTCTCGGCAAGGCTGTTGTCGGCGGCGAAGAACGCTTCGAGCGTCGGCAGCAGCTCCGACCGGTTCGAGCGGTCGTACTGGTCGATGGCCGCCAGCGTCTCCTCGTAGAATGCGCCGAGCTCCGGGTGCCCGTCGAGCGCCAGCAGCAGCCGGTGTACTCCCAGGTTCTGGAAGAAGGTCAGCTCGCCGGGCGGGAACAGCCGCCGCGCGATGACCAGGGCGCGGTCGGCCTCGCGGTAGCCCTGCGCGATGGCCGTCGGGCCGGTCCCGACCCGCCCGACGCCTGCCGACACAACCTTGCCGCTGACCTGGGCCGCCAGCCGGTGGACGCGCGCGGCGATGGCGACAGGCTCATTGCCGTCGACCGGATGCGCCAGCCCGATGGTGTCCCCAAGCACGCCGACCGGCGCCGAGACGCCGAGCCGGCTCAACTCGCGGATCAGGCCAGTGACGACGTCATGGCTGCGCGGCAGGGCAGTCGCCGAATCGGAGGCGACCCGCAGGGCAATCGGCAGATGCGGCGCCGTCAGGTTGAAGCCGAGCCGCTCCGCACGCTCCAGCAGGGCCGAGTCGGAGGTGAACGCGCCGCTGAGGAGGTCCGTCACCACGTCACGGCGCAGACGGTCCTCGGCCTGAAGAACCGCCCGCTCACGGGCCAGCACCAGTGCGCAGACCGTCGCGCCCTGGGACGCGCTCAGCGCGTCCGCCCGATTCAGCGACTCGTGCGGCGCGATCAGCGACAGGAACGCCAGCGCACCGTCGTCGGCGGCGATGGGGGCCACCACCCGCCCGATGCCGTCCAGTTCCAGGCGGAAGCGCTGGGTTGGCGGGTCGGCGGCCGGCACGCGCCGCCCATCGATCCAGGCGTACAGCCGCGAGCGCGCCCGATCCAGCGCATCGACGACCTGGACGCGGTCCGGCAAACTCACGGCAGCGCCACTCAACTGGCGGATGCCTGACGCATCCTCGACAGCCACGGCACGCCGCGTGAGCACGGCCAGCCGATCCACGATGGCCGGCAGCCCGTGTCCGGCGATCAACAGCTCGGTCAACTGCTGCTGCACCTGCCGGGTCTGCTCGGCCGTCTCGGCCTGGCGGTCGGCCAGCAGGCGCAACGCCTCGTGCTCGGACTCGCTGAGGGAGGCGTCTTTCGGCAGGGAGAGCAGCGGGAACCCGAGCGCATCCGCCCGAGCGATGGCCGACTGATCGATGCCGCCACGGGCCGCGACGGCCGCCACGCCAGCCTGAGCCAGCTGATCGAGTGCGCGAGCCAGCGTCAACCGGTCGTCGAGCGAGCGGAGTGTGTCGGCGGCGACGAGTACCAGCTCACCACCCTTGAGCCCCACAAGGCCTGGGGGGCGCGGGCGGAGGGTGATCACCCAGCGGACTTCACGGTCCAACCCGAGTTGACCACCGACGAGTTGCGTGCCCGGCGGAAGCGCGCCGGCCCAGACATCGTGAACAGTGGCGGACATGGGGCCGCGAAATGCCTCGCTGAAGGAGTCACCTGGGCTGCGCCCGAGCGCCCGGCCCAGCCGTCTCGGTCAGGATACCGGCTTCCGATGGTGTCAACATTGGACAGCGGGGACAAGAAAGCCGCAGGAGTGTTGGGCAGATCGCCCAATCGACTCCCGTCGAACAGGGGCCAGGACCGTCTTCCTGGCACAATGCCTGTGGCAGCTTGCACAGATGCCTGCCAGACCTGCCGCAGCCCACGGTGCGCGCCAGCCCTAGTCGGGCGGGCTGCGCGGGCCGGTCAGTCGAGGTGCGGCTCGAAAGCGTACCCGCCGCCGGGCGCTGTCACGAGGTAGGTGGGCGACGACGGGTCCGGCTCGATCTTGCGGCGCAGCCCGAGAATCACCTGCCGGAGCGCCCCATGTGCGTCCTCGTAGCCGGGGCCGCGCAGGTGACGGAGCAGCTCCTGCGGCGTGAACACCCGACGCGGGTGCGCCAGCACGAGATCCATCAGCTTGGCCTCGGATGGCGTGAGCCGCGATGCTTCGCCTTTGAGCACGCTGCGTCGCGACGAGACGTCGATCTCCAGATGCTGATCGTGATACCGCCCCACAACTGCCGACGGCCCGCGGGAACGTCGCAACATCGCTTCGGCGCGCGCGGCCAACTGGCGTGGGCTGAACGGCTTGATGACGTAGTCGTCAGCACCAGCCTTGAAGCCCCGGACCACGTCCTCGTCGTGATGGCGGGCCGTCAGCATGATGATCGGCGCGCGGCTGACCTCGCGGATGCGCGAACAGAGCGAGAAGCCGTCGATGTCCGGCAGCCCGACGTCCAGCAGGATCAGCGCGGGATCGTCCTCGTCCAACGCACGCAACGCCTGCCGGCCGTCCGACGCAGAGCGCACGGTCATACCGGCCGCGCGGAGGGTCTCGCGCACCAGCAGGCAGATATGCGGCTCATCATCGACGACCAGAACGAGCGGTGAATCCATGCAAGTCGGAGGCGAACGGCCCCGAACGTGTCACAAAAATGTGCGAGCGTCTGAACCCAGGCGAGACGCCACGCTCCACGTGGGAGTCTATCACACCCGGACCGCACACTCTCGCGCGAAGAGCCGCCAGCCCGCGACGCTGGCAGCCACGGCCGCCCCGCTCGTCAATCATCACGGCGGGAGCGCCGCCGGCCACGCCCTGCCGGCCACGCCCTGCCAGCCACGCCCTGCCAGCCACGCCCTGCCAGCCACGCCCTGTCGTAGCGCCCGGGCGGCTGCTCGGCGCCGGGCCGAACACAAAAGCGCCCCCTCGACAGTTGGTCGAGGGGGCTGGCGTCAAGCATAGCGGGGGGACGAGAGCGGGAGAGCTGTTCGATCCTGGCAGGAAAGCTCGTGAGATCAGCGAAAACGAAGCAGCCTGAGTGAGAGCGGGCAGATACTGGTTGCGAGCGTTGTGGATGCTGCTGCTGGTGGTGGGCGCTGCCAGTTGGTGGAGAGAGCGGGTCTTGCAGGAGCGTCTCAGCGGGTCCGGCGGGAGAGCGATCGACGAGAGAGCAGGCGACTAAGCGACAGCCTTGCGGAACGGCGTAACGTTCGTGGGAATCGTCGGGCGGGCAGTCTGGATGGGCTGGGCGGTTGACGGAGAGAGATACCGGCGGAGGTTTGCGAGTGCGCGGGCCTGCAGCTTCTTGACGGCCTCGTCGGACCGCCCCATGACGGCGGAGGTCTCGGCGACGCTCATGCCCTGCATGAAGCGCAGCTCAACAGCCTGCCGCTGCTCGGGGGTCAGGCGAGCCATCGCAGGCTCGAGGGAGTGGCGGTCGAGCACGCGGGTGTAGTCCGAGCTGGGCCGCAGCTCGGGCATCTCCGCGACCTCGTCCAGAGACGACGCAGCGGTCCGGGGAAGGGTGCGGAGGTAGTCGACGAGGTGGTTGTGGGCGATGCGGTAGAGCCAGGCGGTGAAGGGAAGGCCGCGCTCCACGTACTTGTCGAGCTTCTCGTAGACCTTGACGAAAATGTCCTCGGTCAGATCCTCCACGATGTCGTCCGAGCCATCGAGGCGGCGGCGCAGGAAGCGGTAGACGAGCGGGGAGTACTGCTCGTAGAGGGACGCGAACGCCTGGTGGTCACCCTGCTTCGCCAGCTCTACCAGCTCTGCTACTGCCTGCATCGTCGTGATCCCTTCCGTCCCGTCTCTCGTCACGGCCAGGGGCCGTGTCAGGGGTGCTGGGGTGTCGGTCTGTGTCCCGACCACAGTGTCGCACGGGATTCGTCAGGCGGGCGTTAGAAAGGCGCAGGTTGACATCAGGTACGCGTCAGGATTCAAACGGCGTCTCAGTGCGCGCACCGTAGACCCTGAAGCTCGAACAGCTGTCGCAGTCCCGACACACCCTGACCTCGTCGGGCAGGCCCCGCACGCGGCAGACATGACGACTGACACACGGCCGGCCAGAACGTGTGATCTCTCCGTAACGCGAAACCCCTTCCAGAACGGATGTTCTTCCCGTACGATCAGCGTGTGCATATGCACGCGGCAGCACGGCGCAGGCTGCTCTACAGGTGGATGTCGTCAGCGCGATCGAAGTGCGAGCGCTCGCGCGCATGGTCGTCCGTCGGGTGTGTGCCGAGCGGAAACTCCTGTGTGGAGGGCAAGGGAGATGACTGGCGTACGGGTACTCGTGGGGACGCGCAAGGGCGCGTTCATCCTGACCGCCGACGGCAAGCGTGACCGCTGGGAGGTCAGCGGCCCGCACTTTGCGGGCTGGGAGATCTACCACATGAAGGGCTCGCCGGCCGATCCGAATCGGATCTACGCCTCGCAGACCAGCGGCTGGTTCGGCCAGTTGATGCAGCGCTCCAGCGATGGCGGCAAGACCTGGGAGCCGGTCGGCAACCAGTTCGCCTACGATGGCACGCCCGGCACCCATCTCTGGTACGACGGCACCCCGCACCCGTGGGAGTTCGCACGGGTGTGGCACGTCGAGCCGTCGCTGGCGGACCCGGACACCGTCTACGCGGGCGTGGAAGACGCGGCGCTCTTCCGCACCACGGACGGCGGGCAGTCGTGGCACGAGATGACGGGTCTCCGTAACCACGAGTCCGGCAAGTACTGGCAGCCGGGCGCCGGTGGCATGGGGCTGCACACCATCGTGCTGGACCCACAGACGCCGGGCCGCATGTTTGGCGCGATCTCGGCGGCCGGCGTCTTCCGCTCGGACGACGCCGGCGAGACCTGGCGGCCGACCAACAAGGGGCTGAAGTCGCCGTACGAGTTGCCGAACCCCGATGCCGAGGTCGGGCACTGCGTGCACCGGCTGGCGATGCATCCGTCCAGGCCGAACACCCTGTTCATGCAGAAGCACTGGGACGTGATGCGCTCCGACGACGCCGGCGAAAGCTGGTACGAGATCAGCGGCAACCTGCCGACCGATTTCGGCTTCCCCATCGACGTGCATGCCCACGAGCCAGAGACCGTCTACGTGGTGCCGATCAAGAGCGACTCGGAGCATTTTCCCCCAGAGGGCAAGCTGCGCGTCTACCGCAGCAAGAGTGGCGGCAACGAGTGGGAAGCGTTGACGAACGGGCTGCCCCAGGCTGACTGCTACGTCAATGTCCTGCGCGACGCGATGGCCGTGGACAAGATGGACGAGTGCGGCGTCTACTTCGGCACGACGGGCGGCCAGGTCTACGCCTCGGCGGACGGCGGCGACAGCTGGGCGCCCATCGTGCGAGACCTGCCGGCCGTGGTGTCGGTCGAGGTCCAGACGCTGCCATGATCCGGGTCATCATCCCCTTCCACCTGCGGACGCTGGCGAAGGTGGACGGCGAGCTGGCGCTCGACGTGTCGGGCGAGGTGACCCAGCGCACTGTGCTCGACGCACTCGAAGCCCGCTACCCGATGCTGCAGGGGACGATCCGCGACCGCGCCACCAGGAGGAGGCGAGCGTTCGTGCGGTTTTTCGCCTGCCAGGAAGACCTCTCGAACGAGTCGCCGGACTCGCCGCTGCCAGCACCGGTGGCGGCCGGTCAGGAGCCGTTCCGGGTGGTCGGGGCGATGGCCGGCGGCTGACCCACCAGCGACAGCCAGCACACCTCGCGAGAGCGCGGCGCGGGACTCAGCACCGCGCTCTCAATCTATCGTCGGCGAGCACAGCGGCTGTCGCGGTCCTGAACGACCGTTCAGCCTCAGTGAACGCCTCACCAGCGTCGGGGCGCACCGCCCCGAGTGTCAGCAGATTCGTGAGAGGGAGCAGCGAGATGGCGATCGATACCGCTGAGACACAGTCCGCGGCGCCTGAGTACGAGATGGAGAAGCCCCAGGCCGAGCACGAGTGGCTCCAGAAGTTCG is a window of Chloroflexota bacterium DNA encoding:
- a CDS encoding helix-turn-helix domain-containing protein, with protein sequence MSATVHDVWAGALPPGTQLVGGQLGLDREVRWVITLRPRPPGLVGLKGGELVLVAADTLRSLDDRLTLARALDQLAQAGVAAVAARGGIDQSAIARADALGFPLLSLPKDASLSESEHEALRLLADRQAETAEQTRQVQQQLTELLIAGHGLPAIVDRLAVLTRRAVAVEDASGIRQLSGAAVSLPDRVQVVDALDRARSRLYAWIDGRRVPAADPPTQRFRLELDGIGRVVAPIAADDGALAFLSLIAPHESLNRADALSASQGATVCALVLARERAVLQAEDRLRRDVVTDLLSGAFTSDSALLERAERLGFNLTAPHLPIALRVASDSATALPRSHDVVTGLIRELSRLGVSAPVGVLGDTIGLAHPVDGNEPVAIAARVHRLAAQVSGKVVSAGVGRVGTGPTAIAQGYREADRALVIARRLFPPGELTFFQNLGVHRLLLALDGHPELGAFYEETLAAIDQYDRSNRSELLPTLEAFFAADNSLAETASRLHLHRNTVAYRLRRIEQISGHHLSDPETRLALHLGLRVRHALAAREPDTDPISLAPPANLAERRLAR
- a CDS encoding MoaD/ThiS family protein; the encoded protein is MIRVIIPFHLRTLAKVDGELALDVSGEVTQRTVLDALEARYPMLQGTIRDRATRRRRAFVRFFACQEDLSNESPDSPLPAPVAAGQEPFRVVGAMAGG
- a CDS encoding response regulator transcription factor, encoding MDSPLVLVVDDEPHICLLVRETLRAAGMTVRSASDGRQALRALDEDDPALILLDVGLPDIDGFSLCSRIREVSRAPIIMLTARHHDEDVVRGFKAGADDYVIKPFSPRQLAARAEAMLRRSRGPSAVVGRYHDQHLEIDVSSRRSVLKGEASRLTPSEAKLMDLVLAHPRRVFTPQELLRHLRGPGYEDAHGALRQVILGLRRKIEPDPSSPTYLVTAPGGGYAFEPHLD
- a CDS encoding sigma-70 family RNA polymerase sigma factor codes for the protein MQAVAELVELAKQGDHQAFASLYEQYSPLVYRFLRRRLDGSDDIVEDLTEDIFVKVYEKLDKYVERGLPFTAWLYRIAHNHLVDYLRTLPRTAASSLDEVAEMPELRPSSDYTRVLDRHSLEPAMARLTPEQRQAVELRFMQGMSVAETSAVMGRSDEAVKKLQARALANLRRYLSPSTAQPIQTARPTIPTNVTPFRKAVA
- a CDS encoding exo-alpha-sialidase; amino-acid sequence: MTGVRVLVGTRKGAFILTADGKRDRWEVSGPHFAGWEIYHMKGSPADPNRIYASQTSGWFGQLMQRSSDGGKTWEPVGNQFAYDGTPGTHLWYDGTPHPWEFARVWHVEPSLADPDTVYAGVEDAALFRTTDGGQSWHEMTGLRNHESGKYWQPGAGGMGLHTIVLDPQTPGRMFGAISAAGVFRSDDAGETWRPTNKGLKSPYELPNPDAEVGHCVHRLAMHPSRPNTLFMQKHWDVMRSDDAGESWYEISGNLPTDFGFPIDVHAHEPETVYVVPIKSDSEHFPPEGKLRVYRSKSGGNEWEALTNGLPQADCYVNVLRDAMAVDKMDECGVYFGTTGGQVYASADGGDSWAPIVRDLPAVVSVEVQTLP